The nucleotide window aGAAGCAAAAACACCAACACCCAAGTTACCAATCCACAAAATCAGCTTCTGATTTCAATTTCAAGCCAAACTCTGATGTAAAGGGCCTCAGATTCGGCGGTCAGTTCATCGTTAAATCCTTCACAATCCGGCGAGCTAGGCCTTTAGAGCTCCTCCGCCTCCTGTCTTTTCCGGCCACCACCAGAAACTCCGGCAACAAACCGCCGTTCCCATCGGCCACAGCTTTCATTCCCACAAACTTCACAATCCTCGCTCACCATGCCTGGCACACCCTCACTCTAGGCCTTGGCACCAAAAAGTCCAAAGTTGTTCTCTTTGTGTTTGAAAATGAGGCCATGAAAGCAGCTATAGACCGTGTTTGGCC belongs to Cucurbita pepo subsp. pepo cultivar mu-cu-16 unplaced genomic scaffold, ASM280686v2 Cp4.1_scaffold003502, whole genome shotgun sequence and includes:
- the LOC111786934 gene encoding uncharacterized protein LOC111786934, whose amino-acid sequence is MKSKREATKPITASTEKKEEDMDETEMNKNKSKKNKIKKQKHQHPSYQSTKSASDFNFKPNSDVKGLRFGGQFIVKSFTIRRARPLELLRLLSFPATTRNSGNKPPFPSATAFIPTNFTILAHHAWHTLTLGLGTKKSKVVLFVFENEAMKAAIDRVWPTEIPLGEVNKKMIRGLCGCEMARFKFRKGCITFYVYAVRR